The DNA sequence TGCTGGGTGTGTCATCGAGGTGGCAAAGAGATCGAATATGCAGCACCCAAATAGCACATCCTAAAGCCATGCTCCTGGGAAAACCGTAACAATTCATGGTCCGAATCCGTGGTCTGTTTTCCAGGACTCCCTTAGAATATAAGATCCTGCTGATCCTGGCGGTGGGACTGGCCCTTGGCTTCGGCTCTTACGTCACTTACACGATCCAGGCTGAGTCCGCCGCACTCCTGCAGCAACACCGGATCCAGTCACGCCTCTTCGCCGAAAGTTTGAAGTCTGGAATCAGGAATATGATGATGTCCGGACGTCCAAGCTACGTCAGGTCACTGGTGGAAGAAGCCAGGGAAGAATTCAAAGAAGTGGGGAAGGTGAGACTGTTCAACAATGAGTCGAAAGAAATCTTTGCGGCGACGGATCGATTCATGTTTCGCGTAGCCGAGGACTCACTCATTCCGCCGTTCATCATCACTGGCGAGAAACCCCGGGAGGGTTCGCGTCAGTATGTGCTTTTGAAGAATGAAAAGGCTTGCCAGGAGTGTCATGGCACCGATCACACTGTGCGGGGCGCGTTGAGGATGGAATTCTCACACGATGCGGAGCAATCGATTGAGCTCGCGGCTCAGATTGCAGCGGAAGCCTTCAAGAGCCTCATGCTCTCTGGAAAGGGTGAAGAGGCCGATTGGCTCATGAGCACTATCCAAAGTGTAGATGGCGTGACACGGGCCCAAGTCTACGACAGGGACGGTTATTATGTCGCGTTTGGAGATGACACGCATGAAGTTCCTGAACCGATTCTTGAAGAGGCGGCTGCCACCTTTGCAAAACGTGTCCCCAATGAATCGGCACTTTTCTACCCGCGAGAAGACGAACGTACCTTCATCTTCGGCCTGGAGAACGAAGAGAAATGTCAGATCTGTCACGGTGCCGATCATTCCGTACGTGGCATGCTCGTTTTGTCGGTGGATAGCGATGCCGCGAGGCATGAAGACATTCCACACGAGGTGGCGGCAGCAGGCTTTAAGAATATGATGCTGAAGCAGCGCGCAATGTATGCTGGTGATTATGTGGACAGAGTGCGTAGAGTTCCCCTGGTGGAGAGATTCGAAGTGTTTGACAACGGACGGAATCACCCCGAAGGAATCGTCCGGGAGTTATATGTTCCTGACCCTCACTTCACTCAGGCAGTCTTTGACGATTCTGTGGAACAGCTGATTCTGGAGGTAAACAGACAGGACCGAGACGGGCCACGACGAATGGAATACCGGGAAGTTTTGGACGACGGCGAAATCTATCTCACCCAGATTATCCCATTGATAAATGATGAGAAGTGTCAGGCATGCCATAAACCCCCAGAACCGGGTGACCCGAAGTATGAACGTTACGGTAGTCGGTGGAAAATCCGGTCCGCCGTGAAAGTATCAACCTCTATGGCACCTATCCTGGGGGAGATCAGACGGAATATATATTCTTCCGTTGGGGTAGGAGTTTTCACAGTTTTTGCCGTTGGAGTCATACTCCGGATTTTCATGAAGATTGTAGTTGTCCAGCCCTTGAGGGCTATTGGAAACACAGTGCGGCAGGTGGGACAAGGTAATCTGGCGATGACTACTGCTGTCGCCTCGAATGATGAGATCGGCATCCTTTCTCAGCAGATCAACAGAATGATCCAAGGACTGAGGGAACGTCTTCACCTTACAAAATTTGTGTCTGAAGGCACGATGGAAGCTGTTCAGAAAGCTGACCTTTCAGGCGTATCCCTGGGTGGTGAGCGCAGAAATGCGACAGTTCTTTTTTCCGACATCCGTGGATTCACGGCATACTCCGAAGGAGTGGAGCCTGAAACAGTCATAGAAATGTTGAACACGTTCCTGAACGAACAGGCACAAATTGTGAAGCAATACAATGGGGATATTGATAAGTTTGTCGGTGACGAATTGATGGCCGTCTTCCAGGGTGAGGGTATGGTGGAGGATGCCATCAACTGCAGTATAGCTCTGCAGTGGAAGGTGGCCCTCCTAAACCGGGACTACAACGCCCCGATAGGCGTGGGAATCGGCATCAATGCAGGGCCCATGGTGATGGGAGCCATGGGGAGCAGTGATCGCATGGATTATACTGTACTTGGAGACAACGTCAATCTGGGGGCTCGGCTGTGCAGCGCCGCAGAATCCGGTAGAATAATCGTTTCGAAAGGTGCGGTGGAAATGCTGGACATCCCAAACCAATTTGATCTTGTGAAGCGTAAGTCCATCTCTGTCAAAGGAAAGGAAAACCCCATCGAAGTTTATGAAGTGAGGTATGAA is a window from the Candidatus Neomarinimicrobiota bacterium genome containing:
- a CDS encoding adenylate/guanylate cyclase domain-containing protein, with amino-acid sequence MVRIRGLFSRTPLEYKILLILAVGLALGFGSYVTYTIQAESAALLQQHRIQSRLFAESLKSGIRNMMMSGRPSYVRSLVEEAREEFKEVGKVRLFNNESKEIFAATDRFMFRVAEDSLIPPFIITGEKPREGSRQYVLLKNEKACQECHGTDHTVRGALRMEFSHDAEQSIELAAQIAAEAFKSLMLSGKGEEADWLMSTIQSVDGVTRAQVYDRDGYYVAFGDDTHEVPEPILEEAAATFAKRVPNESALFYPREDERTFIFGLENEEKCQICHGADHSVRGMLVLSVDSDAARHEDIPHEVAAAGFKNMMLKQRAMYAGDYVDRVRRVPLVERFEVFDNGRNHPEGIVRELYVPDPHFTQAVFDDSVEQLILEVNRQDRDGPRRMEYREVLDDGEIYLTQIIPLINDEKCQACHKPPEPGDPKYERYGSRWKIRSAVKVSTSMAPILGEIRRNIYSSVGVGVFTVFAVGVILRIFMKIVVVQPLRAIGNTVRQVGQGNLAMTTAVASNDEIGILSQQINRMIQGLRERLHLTKFVSEGTMEAVQKADLSGVSLGGERRNATVLFSDIRGFTAYSEGVEPETVIEMLNTFLNEQAQIVKQYNGDIDKFVGDELMAVFQGEGMVEDAINCSIALQWKVALLNRDYNAPIGVGIGINAGPMVMGAMGSSDRMDYTVLGDNVNLGARLCSAAESGRIIVSKGAVEMLDIPNQFDLVKRKSISVKGKENPIEVYEVRYET